The sequence ATATCTGTCTGTATTTTCTGTATAACATTAGCTTGGACCAAACAGCTAGtctcatcattatcatcatcatcatcatcatcagttttATCCTATAGATATTTATAGCATAGATGTTACTTCTGCTGTAGGATTACGTCGTGTTACAAACGGGCCTGCAGTAAAATCTAAATCAGGCGTAGCACCCGAGCTACCCACATCATCCATATCATTTTCTCCTTGATTATTAGGTGTCTGTACATTATTACCAACCAAAGCCATCTGGGTATCAGTATATATTTCCTCCATATTTACAGaaatataacataacaaaaatcaatcaataacaGAACTTCCCTGTACGGGCCACCACTATGTAACACTCCAAGTATTATAACGTGGAGAGTACAAAACAATATAGGGGAGACGCTCAGTTTacccaacaaaaagaaaaagatataaaTCACAGACACAAAATCCGTACCAAACACCTGgtgtattatacaaatatttcaaatatacagCGAGCTCAAAGTGTGTGTTTAAGGAGTGTATGTTAATGTAAATTGTCTTTGAGTCCATGAACactcactgtaaaaagtgatactctatatttactcaataaaattgtggcaacagattacaagcaatattattaattaaatttaacacattagaattaattagaattaatcaaatgagatgtttacaagcaatcattcaaaatgagtaaaataacatgaaaaaaataagtaaaatgtatacaaaaatattggttttgttggacaaaaacgagaagcacctggctgcagcctgcatatagtggcggggttgcacatgttaacccgccccatacctactctgattggttcgatcgtctttcataggcatacatgataggaaatgtgtgcgtagttggtgtacactgttaaaaataatacactatatttagattacaagcaatattattaattaaatttaacacataagaattcattagaattaatcaaatgagatgcttagaaattaaccattcaaaatgagtcaaatagcacaacataaataagtttaaacaaaacaaaacaaaaaacatttctttgagaaagaaaaacaaatcactacactgtaaaaaattattcactttatttactcaataaaattgtttaaaattgtatatcctatattattaagtaaatttaacacattagaattaattcgaaattatcaaattagatgcttacaagcaaccattcaaaatgattagaagaacatgaaaaaattaagtaaaatttacacaaaaatattgatttcattgagaaaaaaaaaaaaacggaaaaaaaaaaaaacgaaaaaaaaaaaaaacactatgctaaagaatactatgttatacatgccaggccagtagttggcgatcaatgaaacaccctgtgaaaacattatatgtatgcacatgacgtcaacatttttacaaattccacatttttgttgcttacatagatatgatacaggcataatgttcagaagtttgtgtcttcagtccctcaaaacatagttattgaagacacctaaagttcacaaacagaatcactgaaggagaaaagggtaaatttatagggttaccattatagtggtcagtgtttgctttagttgggctcttgacccttgactctttaatattacattttgtatggttttTGTAACTGAATTATAGACAGCTAGATATGccaagagtaaagctgttcaggtggtgttggttatgattttacataatcattgtttggcctgagtgttataaatagaacctgttctctgagttaaattaacattcaatatagcagcccctgtaattcaacaatagaagacctgaaatctccttttaagaaaaaaaattgtagtggggaagggaaaccttcttttaggcacacagtgacatcaagaaccagcgtatgaatctcaagaatggtgacgaacagcatattcagattaacagatgaactgtaagcatcacaaaacaagctactaaaaattgcataaaaaagtaaaaataaaagaaaatattaagaataaatcttaagacaattaatctcataatttattcatgccgcaaagcatgatgggagccataaatgagttttgattggtggcacccagaatgcagtgcaacatgctttttgatggtcaccattgttgaggttctcagcctgattcttgatgtctgttgcctaaaagaaatacaatttttttttttttttaaatgttttgaaacatttgcttcttagaatctctctgattatgctgaaaataacaGACCTTACACTGTACAGACAAAGGACGTCTGGtgttgataagacacaaccaactcagaaatccagatcaaacgatggcaaaatgcacaacaccagatgatcttattctttattggcttgtctaactgctgtgtcacaattacagcaatcaacaaaattgtttaaaagtttaagggtcaagagcccaactaaagcaaacactgaccaccataATGGTAACCATGTAGATTGTAGATtatgctccttcagtgattctgtttgttaacataaggtgtcttcaataactatgttttgggggcttgaaaacacaagcttttgaacactatgcctgtatcatctccaagtaatcaacaaaaacatgaatttgtgaattacatttttgcgctgtgtttcttaatcgctaactactggcctggtatgcataacatagtattccttagcatagtgatttgtttttctttctcaaagaaatgtttttgttttgttttgtttaaactttacttatttatgttgtgctatttgactcattttgaatggttaatttctaagcatctcatttgattaattctaatgaatttcttatgtgttaaatttaattaataatattgcttgtaatctgttgccacaattttattaagtaaaatatagtgtattgtttttaacagtgtacaccaactacgcacacatttcctatcatgtatgcctatgaaagacggtcgaaccaatcagagtaggtatgggggggggttaacatgtgcaaccccgcctctatatgcaggctgcagccaggtgcttctcgtttttgtccaacaaaaccaatatttttgtatacattttacttatttttttcatgttattttactcattttgaatgattgtttgtaaacatctcatttgattaattctaattaattctaatgtgttaaatttaattaataatattgcttgtaatctgttgccacaattttattgagtaaatatagagtatcactttttacagtgtatgctaaggaatactatgttatgcataccaggccagtagttagcgattaagaaacacagcgcaaaaatgtaattcacaaattcatgtttttgttgattacttggagatgatacaggcatagtgttcaaaagcttgtgttttcaagcccccaaaacatagttattgaagacaccttatGTTAACAAACCgaatcactgaaggagcataATCTACAATCTACATGGTTACCATtatggtggtcagtgtttgctttagttgggctcttgacccttaaacttttaaacaattttgttgattgctgtaattgtgacacagcagttagacaagccaataaagaataagatcatctggtgttgtgcattttgccatcgtttgatctggatttctgagttgCTTGTGTctttcagcataatcagagagattctaagaagcaaatgtttcaaaacatttaaaaaaaaaaatttttttatttcttttaggcaacagacatcaagaatcaggctgagaacctcaacaatggtgaccatcaaaaagcatgttgcactgcattctgggtgccaccaatcaaaactcatttatggctcccatcatgctttgcggcatgaataaattatgagattaattgtcttaagatttattcttaatattttcttttatttttacttttttatgcaacttttagtagcttgttttgtgatgcttacagttaatctgttaatctgaatatgctgtttgtcaccattcttgagattcatacgctggttcttgatgtcactgtgtgtctaaaagaaggtttcccttccccactacaattttttttcttaacaggagatttcaggtcttctattgttgaattacaggggctgctatattgaatgttaatttaactcagagaacaggttctatttataacactcaggccaaacaatgattatgtaaaatcataaccaacaccacctgaacagctttactcttggcatatctagctgttataattcagttacaaaaacccatacaaaatgtaatattaaagagtcaagggtcaagagcccaactaaagcaaacactgaccactataatggtaaccctataaatttacccttttttctccttcagtgattctgtttgtgaactttaggtgtcttcaataactatgttttgagggactgaagacacaaacttctgaacattatgcctgtatcatatctatgtaagcaacaaaaatgtgaatttgtaaaaaggttgatgtcatgcatataatgttttcaaagggtgtttcatgatcgccaactactggcctggcatgtataacatagtattctttagcatagtgttttttttccgttttttttctcaatgaaatcaatatttttgtgtaaattttacttaattttttcatgttcttctaatcattttgaatggttgcttgtaagcatctaatttgattatttcgaattaattctaatgtgttaaatttacttaataatataggatatacaattttaaacaattttattgagtaaataaagtgaatcattttttacagtgctgtatACAAGATTTGAATCAGTCTCACCGGTGGATGATTGTAAACGAACGACCGAGAGAAGATCCAAAGTGATGACCGATACTGTTATAGTTCTCCTTGGTAAGTAATCCAATGTCCACGAAAAGTACACGAATGAAAAAAACTCCAAAACACAGTCGGTAAACTCCACCACCGTTGAAGACCTGGGCAAAAATAGAAACAAGCAAGGTGAGCAAAATGCTCCTGAATGCCGGTAAGCCTATACTAAACCTATATTGTAAACTTAACTTCCCTGTTATGATCACGTGGAAGTTCGTGGTGTGAAATCTAGCGAGACTGATCTCATCCGgggcaaatacacacacatatacagaggCAGCAATACAGAAAACGGAGTGATAATAGATTAAACGATCAACAATACATTAGTGTTAATCAACAATCATATACATAAATCACCCCTTATGTGGCATTGCTAcatgggtgtacagcaatacacaataaagcactatataaatgcatcattcattcaaaacattcTGTACCATCATTGCCACATATGGCTTTGCTGataggccagcagtgccagcttaaAAGCATCTGATATGTGGGTGCTTTAAGGACAGCAAGCCAAATTTGTTCAcacttacagtatttattatcatttgtCAAGCTTCCTGTTCCCTCTGCTGATTTAGGGTTTTGGCAAGAGAGAAATATGGTGCACTAACACAAATTTTTGCCTACACTGAAAGGTTGTCAAACCCCCAACTATCCACTTCAACAACTTACAAGGAGCTACCGGACTGTCTGGTGAATCTAACCAAATAGGACTTGCAGGAATGTGGATGATCAATTCAGTGAGCACCATAAGTTGCACCATATCTTTTTAGAGTATGCATTGTGAAATTCAGCTTACTGGCACTGAAGTAGCACTGAAGATGTCCCTGGATTCGGCAATGGTTGAGTCAGACCAGTAAGTTTGTCCATACAACTGGGCCTTCGACCTCTACCAGTCTTCTTCTAAGTGGGAGGGTAAAGAAGTAAATCAGAGTTTatggagaagaaaagaaagaatttatTATTGCTAGAAATACATAGGATTTGAACCAGTAAACTAATTAGGCAATAATAACATACTTAAAATCATATTAACAATGATAGAAAATTATCAGAAGAGAATGtcataaatcagtgttttaatattttttttttaaaaacactaccactattttattaatatgtgaccctggaccacaaaaccagtcttaagtcgctgggttatatttgtagcaatagccaaaaatacactgaatggttcaaaattattgatttttattttatgccaaaaatcattagtatattaagtaaagatcatgttccatgaagatattttgtaaatttcctcccgtaaatatatcaaaacttaattttttattagtaatatgcattgcaatgaacttaatttggacaactttaaaggcaattttttcaatattttgatttatttgcaccctcagactccagattttttaaatagttgtatctctgccaaatattgtcctatcctaaagaaaaaaaaacatacatcaatggaaagtatatttattcatctttcagatgttatataaatctcaatttcgaaaacttgacccttatgactggttttgtggtccagggtcacttatTATAAACTGCTAAGCAGTAGATCAGTAATATGGTATCTACAAAAGCAGGTAAATTATGTACATTGTGCTGCCATAATTATAACTAACATATGATTAATCATTGGGAAAAGGAACTACTTACTTTTCATATGTCTTAATTTAACATCGAGACACAACATCAAGTAAATACTGATCACAATGAGAATGTCCACATAATTTCAAGCACAAATCATTTAACATCATAACCATAATATTAGGTGGTGTGCATACACCACCCACTGCTAAATTAAACCCAGATCAATGTCACCACCTGCTGGCGAAAGCTGTGTTAAGACATGACCTGTGCCATCTAAAAGACAAATACAACTGAGCAAAAATAGTGCAACCTTGTCTGCAAATCTACCCAAGAGTACCATACCCCCCCAGACACTTTAAATATTATGTTGAAATTCATTTCCAATAAAATGTCTTTCCAAAAGTACACACAGACCTCATTGTTTGCCCACCACACTGCACATTTTCAACCAACACAAGTTTTTGTTAGTCTTTGCATTTTGTAagtttgtaaaaaatatgtattttgtagcAAATTGTTTACAACAATAGCTTGCAGTTTAATCAGTAAGTTCTGAGTTACAAGAGTTTTGCCCACTGAGCCACACAACCCATTTTAAGGATTCTAGGAGTCTGTGCTGTTTATGCAAATCAAGCACAGCAGTGAGGTCTCCAGAGACATgttttatactataaaaaatagCATGTACTGGTGACTCTTAGTTCTTCTAAACCACAGCACATGTAGAGCTAATTCTCTGCACATTCGCACATTATTTGAAGATGAAGTGATGGTAATTTCAGATCATATCACAGAAGGTATTTCTGGTAATGCAATCACATGCATATAGTTTAACTGATTGAATAATTCATACAGTACTTTATATTTACATgatgtttcatttaaaacattgtgGTTATCTAAAGCTGATAATCATCAAAACTGTTAAGATACATAAAGATCACATTAACTTTATCTCTTCCCATCCTCAGGTCAGTGAATCCATTCTTTGcttaatggaaaatggaaaatggaacGTATTTTTACTTGATGTTGTTTGAAAATATTGGGTACATAAGATATGCCATCTTTGGTTTGGGAATTATTCTATATTGTGCTATTGTATTCTTTAATGTCCTTATTATTCTTGCAATTTTTCTGGAAAGGACATTGCACCAGCCCATGTACattctgatttcatgtttatcCGTCAACTCTGTGTTTGGAACAGCTGCTTTTTTCCCAAGGTTACTGGCAGACTTGCTGTCTGATACACACTCAGTCTCCCGTGCAGCATGTCTCTTACAggcttttgtcatttattcatatGCATCAAATGAAAACACAATCTTAATGTTAATGGCATTTGACCGGTATGTAGCAATCAGTAAACCATTACAATACAACAACATAATGACCCCCAGGattttatctgttttaatatCTATAAGTTGGATTTATCCGATGCTTTGTGTTGGAATTGCTGGTATATTAAATGCCAGACTCACGGTGTGTGGTAACAAACTGTGGAAGGTTTACTGTCACAACTGGGAAATTATCAAGCTTTCTTGTGCAAATACTattgttaataatgtttttggcttTTTCATAGTGACCACAACTGTTATCATGCCTTTAAGTTTTATATTATACTCTTATGTTAAAATTCTTATCATTTGTAGAAAAAGCTCACTAGATTTCAGGAGAAAAGCATATCAAACTTGTATTCCACACATAGTGATCCTCTTAAATTTCTCAGTAGCACTTTTTTGCGAGGTCACTTTGAGTCGGATTGCACATTTAGAACTCCCTATAGGGCTGTCAATCATTCTTTCATTAGAGTTTCTCATTGTACCACCCATCCTGAACCCTCTTGTTTATGGTTTCAATTTTCCTGAAATTCgcaaaaaaattatatggatTATAAAAGCTTGCAAATAGCTGTAATAGGTGCTGCACCGATTGTTAACAAAGTTCAATGATTGTATGATTGTATTGTATAAATTATGTTATCAtgatgtaaataacattttatgaacTATGAACCTGTGAATTTGAGACTTTGCATTTTCCTATAAATTTTTGCcacaattatatatttactatgcattttatttctaatttagcCTGTTACTGGATTCATGGCATGGTTCGGACCCTCGGTCACCTCTCAGATACCAAATATATCAGATACCGGACATTGCCTGTAAAATTAAtatatgcaattatttaattaattaatatcatatatatatatatatatatatatatatatatatatatatatatatatatatatattagtggtgttaaacgattaatcacatccaaaataaaaataaacgtttttgttttcatattaaatgagtgtgtactgtgtatattatgtatatataaatgcaagcacatgcatgtatatatttaagaaaaattggttatgtttatatattaaatatataaatatattgtatattaaatatataaatatatttatatacaatataaaatataataatataaatgtcacAGATTCACCAGCCACAGCTGCTACACCAGTCAAACTAACCACCTACACCAGTTCCCTATCACCCAATTACTAATTACGGACACCTGATTCCATTTACCATACCCCTTATCTAGCCGCTCACCTCATTCTCTTGTTGGCTTGTCTCAAGGTTGTATGCATTTGCTGCTATTGCCATGCACTGGTCTTGTTCTGTCCCGGAGGAATTCCCAGAAGGAACTGAGATAAGGACTGTAATTTCACAGTTGATGAGTTTCATTGAGTGTTTTGAGTTTGCACTTACCGTTTTGGTTCAACCCTCTGCTTTCGATAATAAAGAGGCTCTTAAATTATCTTCCACTGTGTGCCTCCCTATCCAGTTgtgacaataaatatataattgtatatacatgtaaatattttcaaaatgtatagtgtgtgtgtgtgtatatttatatatacataataaataaacatacatattatgcaagtgaacccttggtatttctaactgactcgatcctaatgatctgagtgatctgttaggtttatatatttagtgagtatatctgctatgtatttaggtcctaggccattgagtgatttataaatgagtaaaagtaatttaaaattaatgctaaatgtaactggaagccagtgtaaggacctaaGGACTGGtgtcccagacagcaacatactgtagtgttggcccagatctggcccacatctggcctgtGTGAAATCCATGctggccagatctgggccaacactatgttgctgtctgggcgtgatatgctcagattttctggttctagtcagaattctggcagcagcgttctggatgagctgcagctgtctaatggtcttcgtGGGAAGGCCAGTGAGGAGACCATAGATGTGTCCCAAagttaagtgcatggactccggtgtgcgcatttgaagtgcgaatgcgtcacagtggcgtGACGAAagctgtcccaaactgaagtgtgcgGATTCCGAAGTGCAGATGtaaagtgcgattgcgtcacagcgtcacgacgtaagctgtcccaaagtcagaatgtgcACTCCGAAGACTTGCATTTGAAGTGTGAATACGTCACCGTGGCGTGACGAAGGCTGACGAATTTCAAAGCGATGTCAAATGCGCCCTCTGTTTCCCAGGAAAATtaagtgtacatcttatggacacttcgtaccctaccatatcccagaatcacttgcgcaCATGACAACggtgtttatatttaaagaacatggcaggtgagagttctgtggaggaattcacattgaaatgtaagtattgtgtgttaatttaatcaaatacCTAGCAAAAGTGTTAAAAgccaggtttttttctttttcacataaggcccacaaacaataagacagccactatataaggcaatggtctttccctttgttgtgtttttgaagtgctATCATGtaagagatgtctacaaatgttttaaccaaaattAAGCACTTCAATATTTTGTATGCAtttcctgctgtgtcatattttctaatgttaaaattgcaaacctgtctttatatttttcataagtgtttccattttctcttgttttagtactattctggagaaagtgagcatgtgctgttgttgttaacaggcatggtttatttgctaagtgtcctgggacaggtgagggagtgagtggaagctggtggagctgctcagggagCTGCTCATCAAACTCAAGAGaggatgacagagagagagagagaagagcgcaagttttttcttcttgagagaatgcttaacaaatacattatttattagccattcttcattagccaagagaaaactgggaaaaaaatgggtacattacacactgtaaaaagtgatactctatatttactcaataaaattgtggcaacagattacaagcaatataattaattaaatttaacacattagaattaattagaattaatcaaatgagatgcttacaa is a genomic window of Cyprinus carpio isolate SPL01 chromosome B15, ASM1834038v1, whole genome shotgun sequence containing:
- the LOC109096333 gene encoding putative gustatory receptor clone PTE03; translation: MENGTYFYLMLFENIGYIRYAIFGLGIILYCAIVFFNVLIILAIFLERTLHQPMYILISCLSVNSVFGTAAFFPRLLADLLSDTHSVSRAACLLQAFVIYSYASNENTILMLMAFDRYVAISKPLQYNNIMTPRILSVLISISWIYPMLCVGIAGILNARLTVCGNKLWKVYCHNWEIIKLSCANTIVNNVFGFFIVTTTVIMPLSFILYSYVKILIICRKSSLDFRRKAYQTCIPHIVILLNFSVALFCEVTLSRIAHLELPIGLSIILSLEFLIVPPILNPLVYGFNFPEIRKKIIWIIKACK